In Oncorhynchus keta strain PuntledgeMale-10-30-2019 chromosome 19, Oket_V2, whole genome shotgun sequence, a single genomic region encodes these proteins:
- the LOC118398175 gene encoding E3 ubiquitin-protein ligase RING2-A-like: MVTPVNIQNPSKTWELSLYELHRSPQEAIMDSTEIAVSPRSLHSELMCPICLDMLKNTMTTKECLHRFCSDCIVTALRSGNKECPTCRKKLVSRRSLRRDSNFDALISKIYPSRDEYEAHQDRVLERLNRLHNNRILSSSIEEGLRMQALHRAQRVRKPAQESDNTTFSGGEDNGDTRSHLSHDSAPSHVVLPPSHTPPEAGHTRNPKRPRESDGSVPEMDGGSPAPPVRRHKESPGSEIELVFRPHPLLVNTQDYSQTRYVKTTANATVDHLSKYLALRIALEDRQRDSQSDAGTEKEGGAKGGDAAAEGASLKNISEKQYTIYIPISGGQFSTLNGSLTLELVNEKYWKVRKPLELYYAPTKDQQPQPSQPKSPQPKEV; this comes from the exons ATGGTGACTCCAGTCAACATCCAAAACCCCAGTAAGACGTGGGAGCTGAGCTTGTATGAGCTGCACAGGAGCCCACAG GAGGCAATCATGGACAGCACAGAGATAGCAGTGTCCCCCAGGAGCCTCCACAGTGAGCTGATGTGCCCCATCTGTCTGGACATGCTGAAGAACACCATGACCACCAAGGAGTGCCTGCACCGCTTCTGCTCCGACTGCATCGTCACTGCACTCCGATCAGg GAACAAGGAATGCCCCACGTGCCGAAAGAAGCTGGTGTCGAGACGCTCATTGCGCCGTGACTCCAACTTCGACGCCCTCATCTCAAAGATCTACCCCAGCCGGGACGAGTACGAGGCCCACCAGGACCGGGTGCTGGAGAGACTCAACCGACTGCACAACAATCGGATACTCAGCTCCAGCATCGAGGAGGGGCTACGCATGCAGGCACTTCACAG AGCCCAGCGAGTGCGCAAACCGGCGCAGGAGAGTGACAACACAACCTTCAGTGGTGGCGAGGACAACGGGGACACACGGTCACACCTCTCCCACGACTCCGCTCCCTCCCATGTGGTCCTCCCCCCGAGCCACACCCCCCCTGAGGCCGGGCACACCCGGAACCCCAAGCGGCCCAGAGAATCGGACGGGTCGGTCCCGGAGATGGATGGGGGCAGCCCCGCGCCACCAGTCCGCCGCCACAAAGAGAGCCCCGGCTCCGAGATTGAGCTGGTGTTCCGCCCACATCCCCTGCTGGTTAACACACAGGACTACAGCCAGACCAG ATATGTGAAGACCACAGCCAATGCAACAGTGGACCACCTGTCTAAGTACCTGGCTCTGCGTATCGCTCTGgaggacagacaaagagacagccAATCAGAtgcagggacagagaaagaggggggtgcGAAAGGAGGGGACGCAGCAGCAGAAGGGGCCAGCCTGAAGAATATCAGTGAGAAACAATACACCATCTACATTCCCATATCAGGGGGCCAGTTCTCT ACTCTCAATGGCTCCCTGACTCTGGAGCTGGTAAATGAGAAGTACTGGAAGGTCAGAAAGCCTCTGGAGCTCTACTATGCCCCCACCAAGGACCAACAGCCTCAACCATCACAGCCAAAGTCCCCACAGCCCAAAGAGGTGTga